A stretch of the uncultured Desulfobacter sp. genome encodes the following:
- a CDS encoding restriction endonuclease, which translates to MIKDLRRHLFINWDDRKFISSGKAESLVKSLLKEHLSCDVFSATANVNSPDGGIDLLVAHENGNIKCAVQVKRRIKKNIEPVSEVRNFVGALVIEDFKKGIFVTTAEKYSSPAKKIPNKLGNRLELELIDGNELFEILKCFTKPEELIIPPDVNSDSIWTDGLGQELNTIQVIYGTDNIS; encoded by the coding sequence ATGATTAAAGATCTAAGACGACATCTTTTCATTAATTGGGATGATAGAAAATTTATATCTTCAGGAAAAGCAGAATCTTTAGTTAAATCTTTACTTAAAGAGCATTTAAGTTGTGATGTTTTTAGTGCTACAGCAAATGTCAACTCACCTGATGGTGGCATTGACTTGCTTGTCGCTCACGAGAATGGAAATATTAAATGTGCAGTTCAGGTAAAAAGACGAATAAAAAAAAATATTGAGCCTGTATCTGAAGTACGTAACTTCGTTGGAGCTTTAGTTATTGAAGATTTTAAAAAAGGGATTTTTGTAACAACTGCCGAAAAGTATTCTTCACCAGCAAAAAAAATTCCAAACAAGCTTGGTAACAGGCTTGAATTAGAACTAATAGATGGCAATGAACTTTTTGAAATTCTGAAGTGTTTCACAAAACCTGAAGAGCTAATTATTCCACCTGACGTAAATAGCGATTCTATTTGGACAGATGGATTAGGTCAGGAATTAAATACTATACAAGTTATCTATGGAACCGATAATATCAGTTAA